A genomic window from Oceanibaculum indicum P24 includes:
- a CDS encoding PTS sugar transporter subunit IIA encodes MIGMVLVTHGRLAVEFIAALEHVVGKQQQVAAVCIGPDDDMEQRRQEILDKVGEVDGGSGVVVLTDMFGGTPSNLAISIIDKARIEVIAGVNLPMLIKLASVRGTENLAKAVESAQEAGCKYINVASKLLAGEIS; translated from the coding sequence ATGATTGGCATGGTGCTCGTGACACACGGCCGGCTGGCCGTCGAATTCATCGCCGCGCTGGAACATGTGGTCGGCAAGCAGCAGCAGGTGGCCGCTGTCTGCATCGGGCCGGATGACGACATGGAGCAGCGCCGGCAGGAGATCCTCGACAAGGTCGGCGAGGTCGATGGCGGGTCCGGCGTGGTGGTGCTGACCGACATGTTCGGCGGCACGCCGTCTAACCTCGCCATCTCGATCATCGACAAGGCGCGGATCGAGGTGATCGCCGGCGTGAACCTGCCGATGCTGATCAAGCTGGCCAGCGTGCGCGGCACGGAAAACCTGGCCAAGGCCGTGGAAAGCGCGCAGGAGGCGGGCTGCAAGTACATCAATGTCGCCTCCAAGCTGCTGGCCGGGGAAATTTCGTGA
- a CDS encoding HPr family phosphocarrier protein: protein MSADEALHRSVTIVNKRGLHARAAAKFVKLSETFDADIRVAKGGVEVSGLSIMGLMMLAAAPGCSIAITTSGPDAATAMAALEQLVADKFGEE, encoded by the coding sequence GTGAGTGCAGACGAGGCGCTGCACCGCAGCGTGACCATCGTGAACAAGCGCGGTCTGCACGCCCGCGCCGCCGCCAAATTCGTGAAGCTGAGCGAGACCTTCGACGCCGATATCCGCGTCGCCAAGGGCGGGGTGGAAGTGTCGGGCCTGTCGATCATGGGGCTGATGATGCTGGCCGCCGCGCCGGGCTGCAGCATCGCGATCACCACCAGCGGCCCGGATGCCGCCACGGCGATGGCGGCGCTCGAACAACTCGTCGCCGACAAGTTCGGCGAGGAGTAA
- the ahcY gene encoding adenosylhomocysteinase translates to MGSFTDYKVADIKLADWGRREINIAETEMPGLMALREEYGNAKPLAGARIVGCLHMTIQTAVLIETLTHLGASIRWSSCNIYSTQDQAAAAIAAAGIPVFAWKGETEEEFWWCIEQTVKGPDGWTPNMILDDGGDLTVLMHDKYPEMLKDVRGLSEETTTGVHRLYEMQKKGTLKVPAINVNDSVTKSKFDNLYGCRESLVDGIRRATDVMMSGKVAVVCGYGDVGKGSAASLRNAGARVMVTEIDPICALQAAMEGYQVVTMEDAAPQADIFVTATGNKDVITLDHMRQMKDRAIVCNIGHFDTEIQIGALSNYKWEEVKPQVDEVVFPDGKRLIVLSKGRLVNLGNATGHPSFVMSASFTNQVLAQLELWKNHANYERKVYVLPKHLDEKVAALHLAKVGAKLTKLSADQAAYIGVEDKGPFKPDQYRY, encoded by the coding sequence ATGGGTTCCTTCACCGACTATAAAGTCGCCGATATCAAGCTGGCCGATTGGGGCCGCCGCGAGATCAACATCGCCGAGACCGAGATGCCCGGCCTGATGGCGCTGCGCGAGGAATACGGCAACGCCAAGCCGCTGGCTGGTGCCCGCATCGTCGGCTGCCTGCACATGACGATCCAGACCGCCGTGCTGATCGAGACGCTGACCCATCTGGGCGCCTCCATTCGCTGGTCGTCCTGCAACATCTATTCGACCCAGGATCAGGCTGCTGCGGCCATCGCCGCGGCCGGCATCCCGGTCTTTGCCTGGAAGGGCGAGACCGAGGAGGAGTTCTGGTGGTGCATCGAGCAGACCGTGAAGGGCCCGGATGGCTGGACCCCGAACATGATCCTCGACGATGGCGGCGACCTGACCGTGCTGATGCACGACAAGTATCCCGAGATGCTGAAGGACGTGCGCGGCCTGTCGGAGGAGACCACGACCGGCGTGCATCGCCTGTACGAGATGCAGAAGAAGGGCACGCTGAAGGTTCCGGCTATCAACGTGAATGACAGCGTCACCAAGTCGAAGTTCGACAACCTCTATGGCTGCCGCGAGAGCCTGGTGGACGGCATCCGCCGCGCCACCGACGTGATGATGTCGGGCAAGGTTGCCGTGGTCTGCGGCTATGGCGATGTCGGCAAGGGCTCGGCCGCCAGCCTGCGCAATGCCGGCGCCCGCGTGATGGTCACCGAGATCGACCCGATCTGCGCCCTGCAGGCGGCGATGGAAGGCTATCAGGTCGTGACGATGGAGGATGCCGCCCCGCAGGCCGACATCTTCGTCACCGCGACCGGCAACAAGGACGTCATCACGCTGGACCATATGCGCCAGATGAAGGACCGGGCCATCGTCTGCAATATCGGCCATTTCGACACCGAGATTCAGATCGGCGCCCTGTCCAACTACAAGTGGGAAGAGGTGAAGCCGCAGGTCGATGAGGTGGTCTTCCCCGATGGCAAGCGGCTGATCGTGCTGTCCAAGGGACGGCTCGTGAATCTGGGCAATGCCACGGGCCATCCCAGCTTCGTGATGAGTGCCTCCTTCACCAACCAGGTGCTGGCGCAGCTGGAGCTGTGGAAGAACCACGCGAACTACGAGCGCAAGGTCTATGTGCTGCCGAAGCACCTGGACGAGAAGGTGGCCGCGCTGCACCTCGCCAAGGTTGGCGCGAAGCTGACCAAGCTGAGTGCCGATCAGGCCGCCTATATCGGCGTCGAGGACAAGGGTCCGTTCAAGCCGGACCAGTATCGCTACTGA
- a CDS encoding usg protein: MSGLIRQLDGYRLTTAEILYHLPDHPGLLQSFIWQEYDMAPSYPVLRRFLDFWQGNLDGKLHSVTVGSARLITPGSLRHANVSLSLH; encoded by the coding sequence ATGAGCGGACTGATCCGACAGCTTGATGGCTACCGCCTGACCACCGCCGAGATCCTGTATCACCTGCCCGACCATCCGGGGCTGCTGCAAAGCTTCATCTGGCAGGAATATGACATGGCCCCCTCCTACCCGGTGCTGCGGCGCTTCCTGGATTTCTGGCAGGGCAATCTGGACGGCAAGCTGCACTCGGTCACGGTCGGATCGGCCAGGCTCATCACGCCAGGCTCGCTGCGCCACGCCAATGTGAGCCTCAGCCTGCACTGA